Genomic DNA from Desulfurivibrio alkaliphilus AHT 2:
TGTTTAATATCTCGCGCATGGGCCAGACCGATTTGCGCAGCAGGATCATCTCCCGCTTGAGACGGTGGATTTTTTCCGCATTTTCCCGGCGGGGGGCGCTGAGCACCTCCTCTTCCAGGGTTTCGATCTCCTCTCCCAGATTTTCCAGGGTTTGAAAGTAGCTGTCCACCACTGCGTCCAGTAGAGCGTAGGCCAGGTAATCAGGCCCCATGGTGCGGATTTTGCCCTTGCCGCTGTTAATGCGGTGGCGGACCCCGGCGAAAATCGGGGTGGGGCTTTCCTGGAAGGTGAGCAGAAAGTTTTTTCCTAAAATTATGCTGATCTGGTCTGAAGCCAAGGCGCCGCGCGCCTGGTCGTAGGTCTGGGTCCTGGCCACCAGAAATAGGTAGTCGTCGAAAATATCCAGTTTTGGTCGCTGGGTGGTGTTGCAGATGTCTTCCACGGTCAGGGGGTGCAGTTTAAAGCAGGCGGAAACCTTTTCGATGATGTCCACATGGTGCAAGCCGTCGACGTTGATCCAGCTTACTCCCTCCCGGTCATGGTAAAACCGGCACTGTTCGGCCTTTTCCGTGGTCTCTTCCCGGCAGCCGTGCCGGTCGTAGTGCAACACCGTAATGTTGACCCGCTCGGTCTTGCGTTCGCCGACATGGATCGGTGTGCCTGGCGGCAGCCCGGCCTTGAGGGGGGCATTGCCCAGTACCCGGGCAATGATCCCGGAGTTGTAAGCACTCATGGGGCACCCTGTGGCCGGATGTCGGAGGCTTGCCTGATACCTGGCAGTTCAAATTTGTCGCGGACCATGGCTGACTGATACCATCATTTATCTGCTGCAAGCAAGCCCAAATTGTCGTAGAGTCTGCGCTGGCATTAAAGCGATAGCGTAAGCGTTCACCAGGGGTACTAGCATACCGGTATAACGGGCCGTAAGCGTTCAGCAGTGCCGCAGGTTCGGGCAAGCAGCCAGGCGCAGCGTACCCCCTGTACGTAAGCCTGGCTGATCGCCCGAAGATGCGGTGCGGCTGAACGCTTACGCGGTAGTGGAGATGACAAAGGAGTGGTGCAATGACCTCGAGTATTGATGCTGGTTGGCGGCAACAGCTTTATCAGTGGATCGAACAGCGGTGGGTGCAGCAGGCGGTGATCGGGGTGATTATCGCCAACGCGGCGATTCTTGGCTTGGAGACCGTGCCCCGGGTCAACGAGCCTTACGGCGATCTGCTCTATACCCTGGACCGGTTGTGTCTGACCATCTTTGTGGTGGAACTCACCGTGGCCATGATCGCCATGGGGCCGGCCCGGTTTTTCCGCGATCCCTGGCGGGTGTTTGACTTTGTCGTGGTGGGCATCGCCCTGGTTCCGGCCACCGGCGCCTTTTCGGTGCTGCGCAGTCTGCGGGTGCTGCGGGTGTTGCGGCTGGTGTCGGCCTCGCCCCGGATGCGCAAGGTGGTTGCCGCCCTGCTGCAGGCCATTCCCGGTTTAAGCTCGATTGCGACCTTGCTGCTGCTGATCTTTTACGTGGCGGCGGTGATGAGCACCAAGCTGTTCGGCGAGCACTTCC
This window encodes:
- the corA gene encoding magnesium/cobalt transporter CorA → MSAYNSGIIARVLGNAPLKAGLPPGTPIHVGERKTERVNITVLHYDRHGCREETTEKAEQCRFYHDREGVSWINVDGLHHVDIIEKVSACFKLHPLTVEDICNTTQRPKLDIFDDYLFLVARTQTYDQARGALASDQISIILGKNFLLTFQESPTPIFAGVRHRINSGKGKIRTMGPDYLAYALLDAVVDSYFQTLENLGEEIETLEEEVLSAPRRENAEKIHRLKREMILLRKSVWPMREILNSLLRHDETELIDPAINIYLKDLYDHTIQVIDTVETYRDITAGLLDIYLGSLSNRMNEAIKVLTMFATIFIPLTFIAGVYGMNFDPEASPWNMPELGWTFGYPLVLALMLAVAGGMLYYFKRKGWL
- a CDS encoding ion transporter, which produces MTSSIDAGWRQQLYQWIEQRWVQQAVIGVIIANAAILGLETVPRVNEPYGDLLYTLDRLCLTIFVVELTVAMIAMGPARFFRDPWRVFDFVVVGIALVPATGAFSVLRSLRVLRVLRLVSASPRMRKVVAALLQAIPGLSSIATLLLLIFYVAAVMSTKLFGEHFPEWFGSIGASMYTLFQVMTLESWSMGIVRPILAEFPYAWLFFVPFIMVATFTILNLFIAVIVEAMQSQAQAAQAEQMHEIEALAEEKESALHRDIDKLRDEIRELKAILAQQR